From the Budorcas taxicolor isolate Tak-1 chromosome 1, Takin1.1, whole genome shotgun sequence genome, one window contains:
- the ZDHHC19 gene encoding palmitoyltransferase ZDHHC19 yields MPLLKDDMPLMKEPHPSPQAPLPWVLPSLFAAFNVVLLVIFSGLFFAFPCRWLAQNGQWAFPIIAGLLFILTFFSLISLNFSDPGILHQGSNEQGPLMVHVVWVNHRAFRLQWCQKCCFHRPPRTYHCPWCNICVEDFDHHCKWVNNCIGHRNFRFFMLLVLSLCLYSGAMLVTCLIFLVRTTHLSFSMDKAIAILVAVPAAGFLVPLFLLLLIQVMSVSAAERSYEGKCRYLQGYNPFDHGCASNWYLTICAPLGPKYMAEAVWLQRVVGSDWVPIQTPRFPTCPSVLSPPTFPGPGSAPQPQPLGLYKPGKGPPGSGEAAVLQELHASPVLPRLREAPRQGSIYFLPFRPGRCQESLPPNLTS; encoded by the exons ATGCCGCTCTTGAAGGATGACATGCCGCTCATGAAGGAGCCCCACCCCTCACCTCAGGCCCCGCTCCCCTGGGTCCTCCCAAGCTTATTCGCCGCCTTCAACGTGGTGCTGCTGGTCATTTTCAGTGGCCTCTTCTTCGCATTTCC CTGCAGGTGGCTGGCCCAGAATGGGCAATGGGCCTTTCCCATCATCGCAGGCCTCCTCTTTATCCTCACCTTCTTCAGTCTCATTTCACTCAACTTCTCAGACCCGGGCATCTTGCATCAAG GATCCAATGAACAGGGGCCCCTGATGGTACATGTGGTATGGGTGAACCACAGGGCCTTCCGCCTGCAGTGGTGCCAAAAGTGCTGCTTCCACCGCCCGCCCCGGACCTACCACTGTCCCTGGTGCAACATCTGTGTGGAG GACTTTGACCACCACTGCAAGTGGGTCAATAACTGCATCGGTCACCGCAACTTCCGCTTCTTCATGCTGCTTGTCCTGTCCTTATGCCTCTACTCGGGTGCCATGCTGGTCACCTGCCTGATCTTCCTGGTGCGTACGACCCACCTATCCTTCTCCATGGACAAGGCCATCGC CATCTTGGTTGCTGTACCCGCCGCCGGCTTCCTGGTGCCCCTCTTCCTGTTGCTGCTGATCCAAGTCATGTCGGTGAGCGCGGCGGAGCGGTCCTACGAGGGCAAG tgccgATACCTGCAGGGATACAACCCCTTCGACCATGGCTGTGCCAGCAACTGGTATTTAACAATTTGTGCACCGCTGGGACCCAA GTACATGGCCGAAGCTGTCTGGCTGCAGAGAGTGGTGGGGTCTGACTGGGTGCCCATACAGACCCCGCGCTTCCCAACGTGCCCCTCCGTACTCAGTCCCCCCACCTTCCCTGGGCCTGGGTCTGCCCCCCAGCCTCAACCTCTGGGTCTCTACAAACCAGGGAAGGGTCCCCCAGGGAGCGGTGAGGCTGCAGTCCTCCAggag CTCCACGCCAGCCCAGTGCTGCCCCGGCTGCGGGAGGCTCCCAGACAAGGCTCCATCTACTTCTTGCCTTTTCGCCCCGGGAGATGCCAGGAGTCCCTGCCCCCGAACCTCACCTCTTGA